The nucleotide window AAAGGATGTAGATAAGCCATTAATAGCAATTTTAACTGTAAACACTATTGCCCATACTGTAGGTGCTATTATGGTTGGTGCTGAGGCAAAAAAAGCTTTTAGTGACGATGGAAATGGAGTTTTTATTGTATCTGCAATAATGACAATATTAATACTTGTTGCCTCAGAAATTATACCTAAAACTATTGGAGCAACCTATTGGAAGTCTTTAGCAGGGTTTTCTACTAAGGCTTTAAATATATTAATATTTGTATGTAAGTACACAGGACTTATCTGGGTTTTGCAGTTATTTACAAAAATGTTTGGTAAAGGAGCTCACGGTGAAAGTGTTTTAAGTAGAGAAGATTTTACTGCTATGACTGATATAGCTGAACAAGAAGGTGTTTTTCATGAAAATGAAAGTAATGTGATACGTAATATGTTAGGTTTTAAAGAAGTACAAGCAAAGCATATCATGACACCACGTACAGTTTTAAAATCAGCTGATGAAAATCAAACAATACAATCGTTTTTTGACGAACATAAAGCGTTACGTTTTTCTAGAATACCAGTTTATTCTGAAAATCCAGATACTATTACTGGGTATTTTTTAAAAGATCAATTGTTACTTTCTCTAATTAATAATAAAGGAAATGAGCCTTTAAAAAGTATTAAAAGAGATATTATTATTGCAGATAGAGAGCTTTCTATTCCTAACTTATTTGATAAATTAATTGAACAAAGAGAACATTTAGCGTTGGTTGTTGATGAATTTGGAACAGTAAGTGGATTAGTTACTCAAGAAGATGTAATTGAAACCTTGCTAGGATTTGAAATTATGGATGAAAGTGATAATGTTGCTGATTTACAAAGTTTTGCAAGAAAAAACTGGGAACAAAGAGCTAAACGCTTAGGTATAGTTAGTGAGGATGAGGAAGAAAAAAAAGAATAAGTTAAACTTTTATAGCATAAAACAAAAAGCTGTCTAAAAATCAGTCATTGTGAATTAAATGAAGCAATCTTAGAAATATTAAGTTTGCTACGAATAAAAAAATCTCGTAATGACCTTAAAATGATTTTTAGACAGCTTTTTCTTATTAAGATATATACCCGAACTTTTTAAGTTGTTCTTTGTTTTTAATATCAAATAAAGAAGAATTATGTAAAAGTTTAACATTAGTAGAGATGTTTATAACATTTTCATAATCATGGTCTGTTAGTATAATTCCTTTTGATTTAGCTTTTTTCTGAATCATTTCTTTAATACCTTCTATACTGATTGGAGAAACACCATTAAAGGGTTCGTCAAGTAATACAAATTTTGACTTTGTATTTAAAATCATTAAAATTTCAATAATTCTTTTTTCACCACCAGATAATTCTTGAGTTTTAGAATTTAAAAAGGGCTTTATAAAATTGTTTTGATAAAGATCAGTTATGTTTTCTTGATCACAAAAAAAATTGATTAGTGTTTTTATTTTATAATTATTAGGTAAAAAGTTATCTTGAGGTAAATAATTAATCCAACGATAGGTTTTACTTTGTTTTTGAATGATTATGTCATTTACTTTTTGAAACTTAAAATTAGCTTTTTCAATACCAAAAATTACCTTTAATAAGGTAGATTTTCCTGAACCATTTCTTCCTAGTAAACCAATAATATCACCAGTTTTACATGAGATAAATAAATTATTAAGTATAATTTTAGTTTTAAAACTTTTAGTAATACTATCTACATGTAAATAATTCATAAACAATTTATTAGTATAATTAATAATAAACTCATTATAATAGTTGATATCCAGAGTTTTAATTTGTTTAGTCCATGGTTAGCATAAAATAAATATTCCTTTTTTTGAGAAAATTCATATGTCAATAAATGAAAAGCTAAATGAGTTAAAAAAAAAGTAATACTAAAAGTGAAAGATGATTGAGGTTTAGAGAAAATAATATCCAAAAACACCTTATAGTAACTTACTATACTAAACCAAATAATAATAGATACAATTAAACTTATGGTTAAAAACTTATATTGAAATAGTAGAATGAGTTTAATTTTTTTCATAATTCATCTTCTCTTTAATTTTTTAGAAACAAATTTTAAAAAATGTTTTTACTTAAGCTGTTAAAATATAGGTAATTGTTTTTGTGTATTATTTTATTTATGTTTGATGAAATTTTATAAAAAGTTTGATCAAGTTTTTATAAAATTAGCTAGCTAGAAAAAGAGGAGGTGATTTTAAAAATAATTGCGCACATTTCCTTTTTTATTTTAAGATTTTTTACATACTCAAAAATGAGTTATGATGTTTGCCATTTTAAGAATGGAGTAATAATTAACTAAATTAAAAATTAATAAAATGAAAAAAGTATTTTTAACAGTAGCTTTATTTTTTGTTGCTGGAAGTATTTTAAATGCAACAAGTTCTTTTGAGAAAGATGAGATTCTTTTGTCTCAAAACTCAGCTGAAGATGGCGCTCACGTACATTGTAAAAGAGCAGCAATAAAAGAGGCTTATGCATTTGCGTATAAGCTTAATCAAGAACCTGATGTTAGTGTCTTTATGATTTATTATAAAGACTGTATGGGGTATGAGTAATTAATATACTCTTCGAGTAATGTTTTTATTACTCGAAGAGTTTTAGAATTTTAAAATATGAGATATTTAATACTATTAGTATTTTTTGTAAATACTAATTTGTTTTCTCAAGGAGAAAGTAGCATTGTGTACGGAGCAAAATTAAATTTAACTATTGAAGAAGTAAATGAGTTAAATAATAAAAATAAGCAAGCAAAAGTAGATGATAAAGTAACATTAGCTTTAAAAAGCATGATTAGAAATTCAACTGAAGTCGAAGGAGTTTTAGTGTTTTCTAAATTAAAGTCTAATTATGAATTATTTGATGCTTTAGAAACTAGAGTAAAATTAGAGGTGTCATTATTAAAGAATATGGCGGGAGGAAATAAAATTTATTTTACATCATTATTTCCTCAAAAAAATCAAAAAGAAGATTGCAATACACTAGGAGAATGTTATGTTATAGAAAATGAAAAACCAATTTGGGAATTAACACAACAAACAAAAATAATTGGTAGTTATTTATGTTATAAAGCAATTCAAACTAATTCAAACAAAAAAAATAAAAAAACAATAGCATGGTATACTAATGAAATACCATTAGGCTTTGGTCCTGTTAATTACTATGGTTTGCCAGGTATGATATTGGAGGTT belongs to Tenacibaculum sp. MAR_2010_89 and includes:
- a CDS encoding CNNM domain-containing protein — protein: MTLLIIYATLSILFSFLCSILEAVLLSVTPTFVNVKKKEGKAFAEGLETLKKDVDKPLIAILTVNTIAHTVGAIMVGAEAKKAFSDDGNGVFIVSAIMTILILVASEIIPKTIGATYWKSLAGFSTKALNILIFVCKYTGLIWVLQLFTKMFGKGAHGESVLSREDFTAMTDIAEQEGVFHENESNVIRNMLGFKEVQAKHIMTPRTVLKSADENQTIQSFFDEHKALRFSRIPVYSENPDTITGYFLKDQLLLSLINNKGNEPLKSIKRDIIIADRELSIPNLFDKLIEQREHLALVVDEFGTVSGLVTQEDVIETLLGFEIMDESDNVADLQSFARKNWEQRAKRLGIVSEDEEEKKE
- a CDS encoding ATP-binding cassette domain-containing protein; this encodes MNYLHVDSITKSFKTKIILNNLFISCKTGDIIGLLGRNGSGKSTLLKVIFGIEKANFKFQKVNDIIIQKQSKTYRWINYLPQDNFLPNNYKIKTLINFFCDQENITDLYQNNFIKPFLNSKTQELSGGEKRIIEILMILNTKSKFVLLDEPFNGVSPISIEGIKEMIQKKAKSKGIILTDHDYENVINISTNVKLLHNSSLFDIKNKEQLKKFGYIS
- a CDS encoding GLPGLI family protein, with the protein product MRYLILLVFFVNTNLFSQGESSIVYGAKLNLTIEEVNELNNKNKQAKVDDKVTLALKSMIRNSTEVEGVLVFSKLKSNYELFDALETRVKLEVSLLKNMAGGNKIYFTSLFPQKNQKEDCNTLGECYVIENEKPIWELTQQTKIIGSYLCYKAIQTNSNKKNKKTIAWYTNEIPLGFGPVNYYGLPGMILEVDSFPILFKAKTIILNSKKKIKVREPKGKEVTKKEFKSLLRKAFPDFYNYKK